The nucleotide sequence AAAGACCGCGTACATCAATGACTGGACCGTAGTACCCTTCAGCTCGCAACACGTGGGTGGGGTTCACATGCTGAATGCCGATGGCGGCGTTGTGTTTGTCAGTGAAAACATTGATATCAACAACTGGCGCTATCGAGGCAGTATGGCCGACGGTCAAGTGCTGGGAGAGTAATTATGCAGTGTTCGACTTCACTAAAACTGATCCCTGTTTTGATTCTTAGCTTTACTCTTTCTGCATGTGGAAGCGGTCTATCCGACACACCTCCCATGGCTCCGGTAAAAGGTGTGGTGACATTGGATGGAAAGCCATTGACGACTGGCACGATCCAGTTTACTCCCGATAAAGACCGGGGAACCACCGGGAGAATGGCACTGGGCGGGATCAAGGAAGACGGGACGTTTGAGTTAATGGGCGATGGAGCGCAGGTGGGCCATCATCTGGTTTCAATTGAGTGTTATGAATCGTCTGCGTTTGATCCGAATCAACCTGTGAATCAGGCTCCCAAGTCATTGATTCCTCTGATGTACACAGACCCGAAAAAAAGTGAAATCACAGCCCAGGTTCAAGCGGGTGAAGAAAATCACTTTACCTTCGAACTCAAGAGTAAGCCTTAGGTTTCTCCATACTCAGTGATCAAAAACGCCGCTTCTCCTTTTGGGAGAGTGCGGCGTTTTTTCATGTTTTCTACCTCTAATTCACAACACATCTGTAAAGTCAGACTAAAGCAGCTTACTGGTATAACACGAAAGGTTTTTATAATCGAAATAGAAAACACTGATAAAGAGCTGCATTTTGGGTATTATCAGTTTAAAAACAATTTTTTGAATATGTTCCAGTAGTCATGGTTTCGATTCCGAGAATGAAAGCTACAGCACTATAATCTGTGGCGTTCTTGAATCTGTTTTGCATTTAAGCTGCAACAGAGATTTCTGAGAATTACAGAGACTCCTGCCAAATGAAAAGTGCTTTTACCCTATATCAATTTTAAGCCAGAAGTGAGACTCAAATGACACAGCCTGCCTTACCTGCAATCAAGGACTTCAAACTGACTGGAATTATCTTATGTGTCATCGGCGTTATTTCGCTGATTACGCCGCTGATTGCCGGTATCGCTGTAGTATATATGATTGGCGCTTTTTTACTGTTGGGGGGGATATTATATGTATTGCAGTCGATGCAGGTGGGAGATGTTGCAGGGAAAACTTTCCACGTGATCCTGGGAGCTCTGATTATGCTCGGAGGACTCTCTCTGTTGTTTCATCCATTATATGGACTGGAACTACTGACACTGATCATGGCGGTATTTTTTGTCTTTGAGGGAGTCTGGAAGATCATTATGTCACTGGGAATCCGGCCTGCTGCCGGCTGGGGACGCATTCTTTTCAGTGGCGTGATCTCATTACTCTTAGGAGGCCTGATCTCGGGCCAGTGGCCTGTCTCAGGAATGTGGGCAGTGGGTACGCTGGTGGGAGTAGACTTTCTGCTGACTGGCTTTTTCCTGATCAGCCTGGCGAATCAATCGACCGGAGGAAGTTCAGGCCCTTCCGATACAATCGACGTGTAACCCAATGCTGTTGGATGAGAATTTCGTTCCCGACCTTCCACTGTCTCCATTACTGTTTGGGCGGTAATTCCGGGAGTTCGGGAATCGCGGGTGGCACAGCGGGTTTAAGGACTTTCACATCAGTCTTGGATTGATCCTGTTTTGGGAAGCTTTTACTTCCCAGTTGCGCTGTGCGGTCTGGTGACATCCGGTTCCGGTAGATCACCAGGCCATCGATGGCATGATACAGGGCTGAGTAATCGACGGGTTCATCTTTATTGTTGATGATATCATTTGCCAACAGCGAAACTGCTTTCCGCACCCATTCTTCATTCAGGCGATCGTCTGGAAGTGCCATCATCAGGAATTCCAGAGTGTGACCTGTGGTTTCCAGACGTTCCTGAAAATTTTCGCTGGCACTTTTCTGGAAGAAGTAGTCGTAAGAAAAAGATCCGTCCAGATTCTGCATCGCCTTGGCTGCTTCAATGTGTTTCTGAATTTTCTGATCTGCTTCCAGCCAGTAACTCCGCAGGCGTTGACCTGAATTCTGATAAGTGTTCCTGGCATATGCCAGAGCGAACAAGGCGTGTGTTCCGCCACATGCCGATTCATTTGACAGCGTGGCATTCTGCATATAAACCAGATCATCCATGTGCCATTCTTCCCCGTTTTTGTCTTCCCATACGGCGTCGGGGCCGAGATAATGCACCAGTCCCCAGAGTGACCAGGTAACTTCTTCGTTCTCCTGGACCTCTTTCTGCGCATTGGCAACGATGTCCGCTACGGTGATCGGACCATCGGGTGTCTGGAACTCATGATCAAGTGGAACATCGGCCATGGCTAGAATTGCCAGTGACTGATTTTTATGGCCTTCGAAAGCATTTGATTTGGTATAAGGATGAGCGCGGCCGCCGAACTCCGTTTTCTGGAACCAGGGTTCATTGTCAAATGTGGGACCGGAGGAGATCCACTCCAATGCATTGACAACTTTGCCATCCTTTTTGATCTGGTAGTCTTTCCGAAATGCCAGCATTCCATGGTATATCTCCCACGGGGAATGTTCTTCTGATGCCAGATAATGCTGACGGGCAATTTCAATTGCCTGTTCTACTTTGGGTAGAAGTTCTTCGGGGGACTCCAGATTTTCCATGCCGGTAATGCTGGGAGCCTGACTGGCGGAAGGTTCTGATTCACTGCAACCATAGAAAAAGAGATTGCTGGAGCACAAAAGTACCAGAAGGGAAAGACGCAGAGTAAAGCTCATGATTGTGAGTGTTCCAGAGATAATGCGATTTTAAGGGGTAATCGGGGATAGGTGCCGTTTCAAGGAGTTCAATAAAAAGGGCTATCTGCAGTGAATGTACCACGTAAAATTACAGAAGTAAATCAATTATGTTGTGTAAAATCTCCAACTTATTAGTTCTGGGGGGATTCGACCTGAATCCTGATTCAGTTGTCTCCCCTGCCATAATCAGGTTCCGTGTTTCGGCCAGTTTACACTTATCTCAACCTGTTAAACTTCAGTGACAGTGTGATTTACAGATTGTATCGAGGAACAGGTCCATGGCTCATAATAACAGTGTATAACAATTGAGCCGGGAATAGGTATGGTAATTGCTTTATAGATCTGTTTGATTTCCAGACAGCTGAAACAGGATGATAATCCTTCATCAATAGTTTGAGTAAATGGTTAAGTGAGATTTCTAATCCAATCAAGTGAATCATAAAGCAGGGAATGCCGGGTGGGCAAAACGACAGTAGCATCAGCTTCGATTGAAACCGAAGCACAAAATGATGAAACCAGGGGTTCCGATTCCAGCCAGGAGACTTCAGTCTCAGTGGTGATCTGGTTGAGCGTTCTTGTCATCATCCTTGTCGGGATTGTCATCAGAGTAAACTTACTGGATTTGCTGTTTTTGGGCTATGACGAAGCAATGCATTTTCAGGCAGCGCGTGCTACTAATGTTGCCGATGTGATGCAGGCGAGTCGGATCTATACTCATCCTCCTTTGATTTTTCTTTTTTATCATTATTGGATGATTCTAGGCGACTCTGAATGGTTGTTGCGATTGCCTTCCCTGTTGTTTTGTGTTCCGGCACTTGTTTTCGGTTTTCTGTGGCTCAAGGAACTGCTGGGGCCACGGCCTGCCTTGGTGGGGTTAACCTTTCTTACTTTTTCGCTTCCGATGATTCAATTAAGCATCGTAGTGCGTGGGTATACGTTAATGCTCATGTTTTTTTTCGTTGCTCTGTATTATCAGGAGCGATTTTTTCGGCATGAGTCTTTGCCCGCGTTAGTTGTGAGTGGACTTTGTCTGGGACTGGCGATGTTAACTCACTATGCCACTGCCTGGTTTCTGCTGGTGATAGGATTATTAGCTCTGATGCGGCTTTTTTCGGGATCTCTTTCCCGTCGGGCAATCGTCAGTTGGGTCTTCTTACAGTTCGCTTTAATCGGTTTGTGCGTTGGATTGTATTTGTTGCACGTAAGAGGTTTTGTCAACAGTCAAATTCAGTCAGAACTGTGGGACGTCTGGTTGAATTACAGTTCAGCCGATCAGACAAAACTGCGTCCTGCCGCCCTGACGCTAATACATACGGCAGATTATATAAAATATGTTGCAGGTGTGAATCCGATCCTGATGGGCTGTTTGTTGCTGGTGGGATCTTTTGTTCTCTTATTAAAGGGTTATCGAGAGAGTGGATCGAAATGGATTGCCATTGAGCGAAGCCTGACGGTTCTCCTGCCTATGATCATTGCAGCGTTCTTATTTAACTATCGCATTTATCCTCTGGGATACACGCGGCACTCAATCTGGTTGATCCCCTTCACCGCTGCAGGATTTTCTGCTGCGGCTTATCCATTGTTGCGTTGTCCAGGCGTATTTCGATCTGCCTGCGGTGTATTTCTGCTTGGTTTCTGGTTTTACCTCTATCCCTATCAGGTGGTTAGAAGTCTGGAAACAACTCAGACACCTGCCATGGCCCGAGAAGTGGCTTCCTTATTGAAAAGCACCGTTCCTGCTGATTCGCTGATCATTACCGACGATAGTACGAGAAACGTTTTGGAATATTACCTGATGGGGAGAGAGCAGACTCAGATGAAACCTCTTGAGGGAGGGTTTATGGAATATCAAATGGGGGACTATCGTGTAATCACGATTCCGAAGTTCCATTTTTACTTATATGACTTCAAAAATGAATGGGAAAAATATCAGCAGGTGTTGGGGGAAGACGCTACAGAACCAGTCTGGCTGACCTATATCGGTTTCGGAAATCCTCGCAATATACCGCAGAGATTATTTAGAAACTTTCCGCCTCGTAAAGTGCTTGAAAAAGCAAACTACCTTGATAACTATATTATCAAGGTAGAGTTTATCGCACCTGATTCGGAAAATAAAAAACTCCCCGATGCTGATACTCTAATTGATCAATGAGAGATCCATCTGGTTTTATCTCAATTAAGCAGATAATGCCTCTCACGTTCAAACTCGAAGCATCGCTTCCATGGCGCTTCGATGTATCAGGCGGCGGTAATGGCATCCGTTAAAAAAACAACGCCTGAATCTCAGTTACAAGATTCAGGCGTCGTTTGTCTTGATGTGTCTTCTTATGACACAAGTAGCGGTGGAGGGATTCGAACCCCCGACACGCGGATTATGATTCCGCTGCTCTAACCGACTGAGCTACACCGCCAGTTTGGGTTACCCCCTGGCTTTGCCAGATGGGTTTATCCTACAAAATGTTCGACTGCAGGAAAAGCCATTTCTCAGTGCTAAACTGCTTAGGTATCTCACTTTATCGGCAAAATAACCCCCGAGAAGTCGAAAGCTTAACAAATTCCTGTTTGATCGCAAGTCAACCACTGCTCTCATCCGAAAATGCCCCGAATTTCGTTGATTGTGATGCGTTTACAGGGGCGATATACTCATTTTCTGGTCTTATTTTAAATCAGACGACCCTGGATCTGGAGTGGCCTTAAAATATGTACTATCCAAATCAACTACTGCTATCATGTGTCATCCTGTCTCTTGCTCTCCCCTGTTCTGCTGAAGAGAATCTTCAGGAATTCCCCCCTGCATTGAATTCAGAGATTGTGACTACCGTTTTTGAACGAGGAGAATCTGGTTATCACTCATTCCGCATCCCTGCTTTACTGACGACTCCTCGGGGAACGCTGCTCGCCTTTGCGGAAGGCCGCAGGAATAATTTAAATGACAGTGGCGACATCGATCTGGTTCTCAAAAGGAGTCAGGATGAGGGTAAAACCTGGTCTGAATTATTGGTGATCTGGACTGATGGCGAAAATACCTGTGGTAACCCGTGCCCCGTAGTGGATCAGACTACGGGCCGCATCTGGTTGCCTTTAACCTGGAATCACGGCAAAGACCATGCAAATCAGATCAAAGACCGGTCAGGCCTGGATACGC is from Gimesia maris and encodes:
- a CDS encoding HdeD family acid-resistance protein gives rise to the protein MTQPALPAIKDFKLTGIILCVIGVISLITPLIAGIAVVYMIGAFLLLGGILYVLQSMQVGDVAGKTFHVILGALIMLGGLSLLFHPLYGLELLTLIMAVFFVFEGVWKIIMSLGIRPAAGWGRILFSGVISLLLGGLISGQWPVSGMWAVGTLVGVDFLLTGFFLISLANQSTGGSSGPSDTIDV
- a CDS encoding ArnT family glycosyltransferase gives rise to the protein MGKTTVASASIETEAQNDETRGSDSSQETSVSVVIWLSVLVIILVGIVIRVNLLDLLFLGYDEAMHFQAARATNVADVMQASRIYTHPPLIFLFYHYWMILGDSEWLLRLPSLLFCVPALVFGFLWLKELLGPRPALVGLTFLTFSLPMIQLSIVVRGYTLMLMFFFVALYYQERFFRHESLPALVVSGLCLGLAMLTHYATAWFLLVIGLLALMRLFSGSLSRRAIVSWVFLQFALIGLCVGLYLLHVRGFVNSQIQSELWDVWLNYSSADQTKLRPAALTLIHTADYIKYVAGVNPILMGCLLLVGSFVLLLKGYRESGSKWIAIERSLTVLLPMIIAAFLFNYRIYPLGYTRHSIWLIPFTAAGFSAAAYPLLRCPGVFRSACGVFLLGFWFYLYPYQVVRSLETTQTPAMAREVASLLKSTVPADSLIITDDSTRNVLEYYLMGREQTQMKPLEGGFMEYQMGDYRVITIPKFHFYLYDFKNEWEKYQQVLGEDATEPVWLTYIGFGNPRNIPQRLFRNFPPRKVLEKANYLDNYIIKVEFIAPDSENKKLPDADTLIDQ